ATCTTGTCCTGATTAGTATTCGATCACTTGTTTCTTGTCGTCGATATATTCTTTcactatttcaattttcaaataATATACTTCAGTATTTGCAAATATTGCTGTGAAATTTGAGATGCTGGTGAAATAATATACTTCAATGGTTTCTGCTCACAGTTATCAACTTTCACAAATCTTTTTTTAAGTGAAGTTCATGTCAAAACACAGTTTTTTTGAAATTTCAGGTGAAGGCTTTGCAAGTGGAGTCATTGATCTTGGAGGATTACTTGTGTCCCAAGTATCGTTGTTAACTAAAGTTTGGGCTACCCATGAAGGTGGACCAGATAATCTTGGAGCTACGTTTTTTGAACCATCAAATTTACCAAATGGATTCTTTATGCTTGGTTCCTATAGCCAACCTAACAATATGCCCCTTTTCGGATGGATTCTTGCTGGAAAAGATACATCAGGAGGTGCCCTAAAGATGCCATCTGATTACGCGCTAGTATGGAGTAGTCAGAAGTTGAAAATTAATCAGGACGGTGTTGGCTATATCTGGCTGCCAATACCTCCTGAGGGCTATAAAGCCATAggccatgttgtcacgacctcgCCTCAGAAGCCTTCTCTGGATAAAGTCCGTTGTGTTCGTGCTGATCTTACCGATGTATCTGAAAGTCATGATTGGATTTGGGGCACCAATGGCTTGAATGTTTACTCTTCAAGACCTAGAGACAGGGGAACACAAGCTTTAGGAGTGTCAACAGGTGCTTTTATGGCTCAGAACAATGGAGCTGCAGACTCACTAGCTTGTTTAAAAAATGTCAAAGCTAATTTATCTGCTATGCCAAATTTGAACCAAGTTAAAGCTTTGGTTCAAGCATACTCTCCATTGATTTACTTTCATCCTAATGAAGAGTTCTACCCCTCATCAGTAACTTGGTTTTTCCAGAATGGAGCATTATTATACACCAAAGGACAAGAATCTTCACCGGTTGGTATTCAGCCAACAGGTTCAAATCTTCCCCAAGGTGGTTCGAATGATGGTGCTTACTGGTTGGACCTCCCAAGTGATAATGCAGCAAAAGCTAATGTCAAGAGAGGAGATTTGCTGGGTGCCACAGCCTACTTACACATTAAACCAATGTTTGGCGC
The DNA window shown above is from Nicotiana tomentosiformis chromosome 8, ASM39032v3, whole genome shotgun sequence and carries:
- the LOC104092840 gene encoding hypothetical protein At1g04090-like produces the protein MASFSSTRTLLCLQSHTHLLLKNMLVVSCIILVSALPLRMSCSSLPFKDSTMGSNLNATSLLDNVSRKNSMSIPIHTHFQLPSPLPRWPSGEGFASGVIDLGGLLVSQVSLLTKVWATHEGGPDNLGATFFEPSNLPNGFFMLGSYSQPNNMPLFGWILAGKDTSGGALKMPSDYALVWSSQKLKINQDGVGYIWLPIPPEGYKAIGHVVTTSPQKPSLDKVRCVRADLTDVSESHDWIWGTNGLNVYSSRPRDRGTQALGVSTGAFMAQNNGAADSLACLKNVKANLSAMPNLNQVKALVQAYSPLIYFHPNEEFYPSSVTWFFQNGALLYTKGQESSPVGIQPTGSNLPQGGSNDGAYWLDLPSDNAAKANVKRGDLLGATAYLHIKPMFGATCTDIAVWLFYPFNGAAKAKLEFMTISLGKIGEHVGDWEHVTLRISNFNGELQGVYLSEHSGGIWVSTSQLEFQNGNKPVVYSSLHGHAAYPKPGQNLQGSGDVGIRNDTGKGKLMDTGGNFLVVGAEYLGTTIVEPPWLNYAREWGPKISYDISKELNKVERFMPGKLKRAVEKIVRSLPNEVLGEQGPTGPKFKDMWNGDERG